The sequence below is a genomic window from Corvus cornix cornix isolate S_Up_H32 chromosome 1, ASM73873v5, whole genome shotgun sequence.
GGGGTAGTAGGGGATCCCTTGACTTGGTAGtcttcctgctgtgcctctgtTATCTGGAACATAGTTATTTCCAAAAAATCTTGAATTAATATTGTATCTGTTCTGACCCTGATTACTGAACTTGCTTTCAGTCAATGgatttattttgtgaaatggAGAGGCTTGTGTTGGGGTAGTTGTTTCTCTCTGGGAGGCAAAAGTTTTTCTGTCCTGGATAGTATGTGCTGCATACGCTGTTATCTCTGGTTTGTTTGTGTAGTGAAGAGGCTGATGTGTTATAAAATAGCGAAGTGGGCCCTGTGTTACAGGAAGCTTCACTGTGCCTCTTACTGGAACATGCCTTGGAGGCACAACAGGTAGTCTTTGGTTTATGCTTGGTATCATTCCAGCAGGTGGATGGGGAAGATTTGGATTTAGAAGTAAACTGTTGTTTGACTTGCTACTGTACAACTCATTGAATTGCTGCTCTTTTGACTGTATGCTGATCCTGTTTTGGTCAGAGGAAGGAGTAGGGTGAACATTCTGTCTTGAGCTTATCACTATTTTCTCACCATCAGCTCCAACTTGTTTTGCTTCTGGGAACCTTTCTTGATTGAAGACATTACTTTCCTCGGTGGTATAATGAAGAGAAGAATGTGAAGTGCTTGACATGGAAGTGGGAAGAGTGACAAGTTTTATAAATGGAATAAAAGCAGTGGATGTAATAGGAGGCTTTTTAGTTGTCTGCAGATGATGAAACACATGTGGCATAGATTCCTTTCTATCCAAGGAAGAtggctctgtcccagcctgAGAAGTAACAGATTTCTTTGTCTGTCTAACTGGAAAAGCCTGAgcttctgcagtgctggaagatGAGGATAAAGTAATTATTTCATGTTGCTGAGGTGGCTCAGTTTTTGCTGGTGTTTCTATAGATACTGTGGGCTTCCATGGTTCCTTTGAAGCTGAGAGGTCCTTAAAAACTTCAACTGTGACAACAGGAACACTTAAGTCAGGCACAGTGGGATATACCAGCTGGAATGTTCCAGCAGTTGTTTCATTAACCACAACTTCTAAGTCAAATAGGTTAGGCTCCTCCTgagattttggttttgctgataGTATTGAGCTGTTCCTATATGCAGGAGAAGTTGTTGTGCTGGATTGTTCCACTTTATGATCCACAGTTTTAGGGTCTGCTTTCACGTCCTTCTCTGCAGATGCACTGTCTAATGAGTGGTATGCTGGCACTTCACTTTGCTCTGGTTTCAGAGGTACACTTGACTCTTTTGTGGGAAGTGCATCTTGTACAGCATATGATGATAAAATCATGATAGGTGCAGTCACTGGAAGTGCCAAGGTTTCAGGGCTAGTAGGGTGCGTCACATGTTTAGCTTTAGGTAGAGCAGTGGTAGGCCTAAAAGAAGGAGTTGTGACCACATCtctgatttttgtaattttctctACGACACCTGAATCAGGAATTAATGAAGGAGTGGATTCCATACGCTCCTCTTTCCTAGCCTGTATTTTGATGGTTTTAAGATCAGGACTTTCACGAGTTGCAGAAGTAGTTTTGGTAACAGCTTCAAATTCAGGTGTCCTTGGAATAATAGACATTGCCTCTGTGGTTAAAGCAACACGGGGAAAAGGCTTTGGTCTTTGTCGGATTCTGTTTGGCCTTCTCCTTCTGCCATAAGGTCTTTTTCTACCATGCTGAGTAATAAGTGAAGGCATGGTCTTTCTATATGGAGATGTTTTGGTGGCCGCAGTGGTCAATCTACTGATGGAAGAAGCCATTTCTAACCCCTCTGCTTTATGAAGAGCATTAGTGCCATGCAAAATGAATATGGGACCCGGTTTTGGAATGGCCAAGTTTCTATGTGCCTCTGTCTGAGAATTGTCTGCATAACTGCTGGACACACTTTCTGGAGTCACTGTTTTCCTGTGGATCTCAAGTTCTTCATTGCTCTGAACCGTGATGGGTGTGACAGCTGGAAAGCCGCTACTTAAGTCTGGTGTTTTTGCATGACTTGTGGATATTTTTTTGTGCTGGTATCTCGTATCATTGCTCTTTTCTCTAACAAATGAAGAAGTGGATGAAGAAACAGTAGTAGTGCCTACAAAATCTGTTGGGATGATCTCATCATGACAAGGTGCTGTAGTTACGGTGTTAACACTCATTGGGCCCACTTCATTTAACTTCAAGCTTGTCTGCAAGGTGCTATGAAGATCCACAGTCTGAGATTCAGCAAGGAGAGTAGCATCAAGTGGTAGCTCAGCAAAAGCAGAACTTTCTTCAGATATAGCAGATACAGTTTTATCTACATTTTCCACTGTGAATGAACTGCTCTGAACATTAGGAAACTTTGTCACAACTTCTTTGGCTAGAGGTTCTTCAGTGAAGGCAACTGAATCATCCGTCCTGACATCAAGATGCTGCTCCCCTTGGGGATGCAGAGTTGCAGAGACAGGAGTCAAATATGGACCTGATAAAGCTATTTCTACAGTGTCTGTACTTGCAGGTGTTTCTAAAGCCCTGTGGTTGGAAAATGGTTCAGTTTCTGACCCTATTAATACAGACTGCACTGAAAACACTTCCGTGTTCTGTGAAACAGTGACCAAGAATTGCTCATCTTCACCCACAGGTGATGCATCAGCAGAGGAGTCCAGCACATCAGCTCCTGTCTCTGAAGGCGGAGGGCTGGCTAAGGGATAAGGGGCGGGAGTAGTTTCCTGCATGACTGATGGCAGTGAAGTTGTTACAGAGGCGGTTGTAGCTGTTGTTGTTCTAGGAAGATTCTTCCCCCGGACCTTTGCCAAAATGTCAGCCCAATGCTGTGGATTAATCTGTTTGCTTGCCACGTTAATTCTCCTTCGAGATTCAAATACTCTCCGGCCTTCTGCAACATTGCTGTCTTGGGTTCTATCGGTACTTTTccagattttcattttccttctgcccttctttccctttttaatttGAGCCTCTGGCACCCGGtcacttttttgtttaaaaggtATTTCCCAGTCTTTTAGGTGATTCTTTCTTCGTGGGAACTCCTccacccctcctgcccctgATCCCTCTTCATCATCTATGACCCGCCCTCTTGTTTTTGACAAACCTTTTGAGCCTGGGCGCTTCTTTAGTTTTATTCGTTTAAATGATCTGTCAGACAccattttatttactgtgaCTCTTACAGCAAACTGATCTGATCCTTGCTGATTGACAGCCACACATCTGTAATGGCCACTATCAGTGACATGGCTCCTTGGAATAAGCAAAGTACCATTGGGCAGCATATAGCCTTTTGAAGAGTTTGATAAATCATTGAGTACCTGACTGTTTGGAAGAATCCAGCTCAACTGTGCATCTGGAATGGCAACTGCATTGCACGGCAAAGCTATTGGATctccaacatttttttcaactCTTGCTACATCTGAATCAGCTACCTGAATAGCTGCAGGCTGCACGACGAGTCTGTAAGACATTATGTCCACATCATCTCTCACTTGGGCAACACAGTGGTACACACCTCCATCAGTGTAACTCACTGCTTTGATTATTAGTTGGCCACTACTGAGAATGGAAAACCTACTGTCTTTCTGATTAAAAGGTGCCTGCAGTTTAGTTCCATCTGGAAAAAGCCACTGAATGGAGGGGCTCTCAGAAGCTTTCacactgcagctcagctgacACTCTGACCCTTCCACCACACTCTGTGCTGTCCTTGTGCTCTGATTTTGCTCTATCATTACCCAgtttctctgctgcctggtgGTTTTGGTATGAATTGTctgagaaaacacagtaaaaaaagatAGCACCACTTTTTTCCCTGTACTCTGGCGCCTGTTTAATTGGATATTTATAAGAGGTTGCATTACCCAGGAAGGCTCAGCCAATATTTGAGCTTTTACACCTGTGTAGTAAAGAGCATCATAATCTGAGCCTTGCCTGTACTGATAGATTATTTTAGGCTCTTTTTTGAGCATAAGTTCCCTCTCTAATTTGACAGGTACTTCACTGTAGTAAGCTATAAGCTTCCACAGTTTTTCGTAGCTTTCTCGATTCATTGGACATTCAAAATCCAGTGCAATTGTAGCATTTATATCTATCTCCTGAGTCTGGATTTGATTCCACTGAATTTTGGTAGAACCTGTTGGTTTTTTGATTTCACAGTTCAGGTGGACTATGTTGCCATGCTCATCAGTCATATTTAGAGCAATGTTCCATGGCGAGGACTGAAGTTCTTCCAGAGGGAGTTCATAACTGTCACCATCATCCTCCTCTTGAGTGCTGCTATTTTGCCTCAGTGAGGACTGAATGACAGGTTTCCTACAGGAAATATCTTTCAAGTTTTGAATATCTTCTTTCTGCAGTTGTTTTGGGCTGCTGCACTTAGCACACAGCTGTCCCCCTTCATAGGCTTTGtcctttttgcattttaaaacacctgcaaaaaaaaacaaaaagaaggaagaaagaaaatgaaaaaaaaggataagCTGAAAAACTCTGTTCTAAAGTTAGACAATTCTCAGAATTGTGAAATAAACTTCATGAGGATTGCCATTATGTCACATGACATATAAGTCAAGACTTTTAGAATGGCACCTCTTTGTTTTACAGATGAATGGACACCTGATTCTCAATCTGACCATGATTTCTTCTGACTTTAATGAGAGGATTGAATACTCCATCCTTCTGAAACTTAGATTCACTGCCTCTAAACAAAATGCCTAGAAACTGAAGTGTGCAAAGCAACATTTAAATCAGCAACAAACTATTCTGTGTCAAAAAGTCTGCATTTGTACAGTGACAGCCTAACTTGTGGATCTAATGTGAAGAGAAGTGGGACctttcagctttcaaaaatatagCATTTACCTGAGAACTGCTGGACTTCCTCATTAAATAATCCAGGaagctttctatttttctctattaATTAAGAACAGTATTGGCAGTACACAAAAACTTTTACTGTAGCTACCAAAATGGGCTGACTAGTTCTTGCACTTACAAGCCATTTATCAGCAGGAAAAattccaaaaaagaaaagtgccACTTCTTCCCTGACCTCTGAAACAACTGTAAACTTTGTAATGAAACAACAAAAGCTAGAAGAGGAGGGCTAGACTAGAAAACTATAGCCTTGACTCCTCTCTCCTTCAATGCCAGAAAGACTGTTGTCTGCAAAGTAATAGCCAtacttttattacatttttctcctcactaGAATGTCAAATGTCACCTTAGGTATTTAGTTTGGAGACATAgagcaaataaatttttacaGTTATTCTAGCCATAAGTATCATCCTGAAGAATAAGGGATCTTTGAATGAATGAACAGTATACCGGTGGGTTATAAGGCAAAATGtcaggagaaagggaaatgaatgGCAAATTTTCATaccattattttaattgaaaatatatGCTTTGCTAGTCTGACAAAtcaattttcttgaaaatttgttacaaatggaatatttatatatatctatatctctATATCTATCTgtatatctatatctatatatgcaGTTTATTACTTGCAGATTCAAACAGGACATTTCAAAGATAAGGAAAAACTGGCCCACAATCAACTTGGCAGTGGCTACACTGATCTGAAGAAATTTAGTAACTCTTTCTGGACAGAATTCCCAAAGAAGTTAATGTTATATACAGATACAAAATCTGCCATATTCGAAAATGGCATGGATAAATTCTTCCTCCTTCCAAAAATCACTACTGTTTTAGTGTAAAGAGGTAACCTAACTGAATAAAAACGCTAGCAAAGCCAACACTGCACAAAGGAATGTTCAGCTAATATCTCATTATTATAACTTACAGTAAAACTTAAGTACACCCattacacatacacacacaattTGGATCAAGAACAGAATGtaagaatattaaaatgtaaGCTAGTGGAATACAGTATTTGAGTTAGATGCCTCAAGTATCTGTTCAGTCAGGAAGATTTGTATTACTCACACAAGCATCGCACATTCTTAAAAAGTACTGCCCTATAGTGAAGTGCAAAACTGCAATGAGTTACGTGTTCTAAGACGACAAGATCCACCATTGTTCACCATATGTGCTCGAAAATCATGATATAAACCTTGTGACACCATCACTCATTTGAAACATCTTCAGTTACAATTAAATGCCAATTTCCTCTTAATATTTTAGCAATAGCTCTGGTGTGACACCAGTTCCTCTGCTGAACTGAGATGCccaaactgaaaactgaaactcAAACCCTTCTTCATTTAGTGTATTCCTGAGACAGAGGCATTATAAAACTCTATTTTTTGCTTCTGCACACGATCAGAAACATTCCAGCCTAAGCAATGTGATACTTTTCTCACCTCTAAGCCTGAATGAAGATAGACTAGCTATTTTATGAAAAAGTTACACGTTTCGAAAAGAAATACGTTGCAAGTACTGGAAAATACTTAAAACAGATTTGCTCCATCATCAAAGGAAGTTGTTGTCAATGAAGAAATGTGGCTAGACATGAAGGATGCATACTACAGCCTTAATGTTAATAGAATCAAAGTTAGAGGACTTAACCAGGAATTTGGTAACctgatttccttccttccttagACAAACATGTTCAAATCCAATCTTACCACCTTCCATGAGAGCATATAGTCAGTAGCTTTGTTGGTTGAGGACAATTGGCAGCCCTTAGTCAAAGGTGTACTGCTGTGCAAGCAAATGGAATAAAAGGTTATAACCTATCTCTTTCCAATTACAAACATCACTACCACTTCTGTCATCCCAAATGTAATGGctaatttctttgctgttaaatacatatttttatctaatgaaacaaaactgctttctttttacactgctttttaaatacacacatttATTGAACAGTAACAGAACTTAATACTGCACATAGAGATCATGTTGGCAATAATACTCAGGaaataacaaaaccaacaacatgcagaacaggaaaaaaattcaacattaTGAGTTCAATAAACACTGGTAGCTTATGCTCCTACCTCCAGAAGCTTCATTCCATTCAAGAAGCCACTTCAAACTACAGTCACAGGCCCATGGATTTCCATGAAGGTAAAGATTTTCCAGCAGTGGCATGCCTTGAAACATCTCTGCAGGCAAGGTCCTAAGAACATTTTCAGATAGGTAGAGATGCCTTACTGTTGACAGTTTGAAATAATCAAGGACCATAAATGTTGAAAAGGTGTTGGGGtgaagctgctggagcaaatTTCCTTCTAAGTGGACCAGTCTTAGAGAAGTTAAACCATTAAAAGCATTTGGATGAATAAACTCAATTCTGTTGTGATCCATGTGCAGTCTCATTAAGCTTGAAAGTCCTTGGAGAGTTTGGCCAGTTATGGCTTTCAATTTATTGTAACTAATTTtgaaaacctaaaaaaaatttaaaaaaaagaaccagagattaatttttttatctaaATCCAAGCAGAATAGCAATCAAGCAAATGTTTTCCTCCCACTTTCAAATCTTTTGCACCACTGAAAAACCATACGTTGGTCAAAGAGGTAGAATAAAACTGAGTGTTAGTTGGGATTATCAAGTTAGACAGAGGCATAGTTAATAGATATCCAAtgtattttgggggaaaatggtATCTTAATCCTAAAAAGCCACTAGAAAGAacacttaattttgttttccgTTATTCATGGAAGCTAGTTTTGAAATTTAGGAAAACCTAAGCTGTACCTGTAGAGACACAAGATCTTTCAAAGCACCATTAGGAATATTCTGAATGTCATTTCCATGTATCATAAGCAATTCCAATTTTGTAAGTCCCGCAAAGGAGTTTTCGTATATAGACTGTATACTGTtaaacctggggaaaaaaaaatcacacatgCAGTTACATTTTATACACTGACTGTCACAGACTGCAAATGTAAAAATAGTATAACCCAACTTCCAGGAAAAATTGGAGGGACCTTAATGCATTGTCAAAAGGCCAGAAGTTACTGAAAGATTTTTACAAGGCCCAAGCATACTTAGCTCATGtttacattaatatttcttttaactCACTTTGTGGCACTTTAGCCATAAATTAGGAGTAACAGTAATAAATAGGCGTTTAAGTTCTAATAGTTGTCAGTGTATTTTTCCATCCAGCTCAGTTTATGAAATGGAAGTAAGTTAATGGCCTCTGGCCAAACCATGATTCTATGGAGCCTGGCAAACTAGAGAGGCTGCAGTGTTGCCAAAGCAGCAtctaacaataaataaatagagaTTGGGaaagtaaacattaaaaatggtATCTCCCAAAGAGCACAAGAAGCAGTAAGTCACATCCTGCTTCACTTACTGTTACAACATGTATTGGCTACATTAACTAAATACATAAGGCCTAGGAATTGACCTTCCAATTACATAATTTGAGCCTTGAAACTCCTCTTAGATAAGGAATACAGAAAATCTACtctttgaaaatattcagttttgctttggaCAAGCGAATCAGACTTTATTTGCCAACCTGGAAGAGTTGCAGCTGGCGGCCTAGCTCTACATTTGTGTTTTTCATATgtatacagaaaattaaatgtattatcTAATCTGGGCACAAAGTCTTACAACTAAGCATAGAATTTCAAAGGTTTTTCCAATTTCTTAGTATTTTCTAGAAAGCAGGGGAAGACACagcatgaaattaaaatactttgaatacgaagaaaatacttttggaTCCTCACAATGTTATCTATCTAAAGATTCTTAATTTGCTAAAAATTTAGACTATTGTATTAACATTTTTAGTTCTTCTGCAGATCCACTATGCTTATAGCAGACATCTTATTAAAATTCCTTATTTCAAAATCAGTCCTTCAAAAAAAATATGAACTTgtctaaataaaaatttttcctaAGTTACTTCCAGTTAGAAAAATAATCTTCACCTCCTAAATGCACAGCACTTAAAATAGCaatataaaagaataaaagtgcTCTTTCAAAGTGAAAGAAGCACAACAACAGACAGTTAAGACTGCTTCTCCCTGGGAAAGGACCCAAGtcagaaaatgtcatttgtaGTGATGAAATACAGAGAGGAAAGGGCTTTTATGCTAACAGTATATCAAACAATGCactttactaaaaaaaaaaccccaaacaccttAATAACTTAGATGTCTACATACCATTTACAAAAACAATTTAGGGATTGGAGTATATATTTCGTTAATATACCTTTACTGAGCACAAGAGCATTTTGAGACTAAATTTAGGCTTTAGGCAGATAATATGCTGGTggacagaaattttaattatggagaagcaaaaaaaccccaaaaaccaagGGCCCTACTGCCAGTCATTGCACGATCAGTTGCAGCTTACAGGCCTTGAAGTTGTGAGGATAATTTCATCACAGGTAGTGGGGCAGCCCTGACACCAAGCAGAAGAGGACTGAGACTCTTGCACCATTCTATATCACACAATGACCCAACATGGTGCTTTTTCAATATGAAGCCTACCAACAGTCCCTGCCTTCTTGTCTCAAAATCTGACAGAAGTGAGTTGGCAATTCCCTGGACAGCAAAGTGAGTTGGAGCCTGAGCAATCCCTTCCCAAAACATGCTTATATTGCACTTAGTTGCTTGAAAAAAACTGCAACAAAACTACAACTCCACAGGCAATGGATCAGATTTCTTTCTACTGTATTCATTTAAGATATGCTATATCACATTGTTCTCCAAAATACTACTGGATTACCTCATAGAATTTTActcctgctgtatttttttttaacatcaggTATAGAATTCCATATTCTGTAGAAATCCCATAAAAGGTTAAATTCAAGATCTTTTTTTATACACTGTAAAAGACTAAATGTTCTATTTGCCAAAAAAGAACTCACACCATGGTataaatgtttatttgaaaagagTACTAACTTTTGTTTGAAACATAAAGGCCAACCTAATTTCTCCATGCCAGCAACTGTAGTGTTTGAAACACAGCACCGACAAGTAAGTACCCATCTCTGCAATTCTACTTAAGAACTACACCCAGAGATCCCGCTTTGCCACATGTGTGTGAAGCACTCCAGGCTTCGGCACTAAGAACATAAAACTGTTTGCTCCAGGCTGCCATACAAACCCGAAGTTGATTCTTTCCACATGCTTAGCGATCCGTGCCggcacagctgccagggagCGGAAGGTGCAGTGGACCTCGGTGGGAAGGTAGCAGgcgcagggctgggggcagcccAGGGCGCCCAGCGGCAGCCCCAATCCCAGCATCAGGACCACGGACAGCGCTCCAGCCACCACCCGCTCCCCCATCTTGTCGCCTCCCCTTGCCTGGCTCCTCCTGCATTGTTCCGGGGcggggaggaagaaaagagagaagaaatgatgatttttaaaaacttttatatACCCTTTATACATTTTAAACCCTTTATATACCTAGTAATGACCTGCATTGTCCAGAAAGTCTATAGACAATCAAAACCAAATTCAGTTGGAAAGCCATTTTCCTTATTCCATGTTATTTTCTAATTCAGTGTTAATTTTTCCCCTATTACTCACTTCTACTTAATACCTAATCTAAAAAAGTTATGCTGTCTCCTTATGCTAAAAAATTTTATAGGCTTATTCTGTACACCAAGAATAGTACTCATCTCAATGAAAAACTAGAAAACTTTTCGGGACATATCTAGCTCAAGCAAACTGCCATGGCTCCCTCTACAgtcaatgaaagaaaaaaaaaacccaagccatAATGACTTGAAGATTAATAATATCAGTTATCTACCTCATCAGATAACTAGAAATAGTACAACTGAGCTTCATTAGGTCCCTAGTTAGCAAACCTACTACCTCGCCTACTTGCCTAATTTTCAGACAGGCTACTAACTTTCATTAGGGTAAAATGTGGCTCAATGAATCTCATTCATAATAGAAACGGGAAATAATTGAGATAGAAAGTAGTAGAAAGAATTGGTTCACCACAGATCTAGACTCTGTCACCCTTTGCCATGGGTCGCTCTGTGATGTTGGATATACTCTTACATTGCAATCTTAACCAAAAAGGTATGGCTGATCAGAACTGATAAAACTGGACAATTTGTTTAAAAGCATAAGCACAGACCTCACAGGAAAAGTTTATAATATATCTACCAATACTCAAGTTCAGATTTTTGGAACTGTGTGTCAAATTCTGCATGGCTAGAACCATGGAGAGTCATTTAAAGAAACACAGTGTGCTAAGAACAGACAAGAAAGCACAACTGTTATTGACCTTGAGCACtagtaatttctgaaaataaaatcatttatgTAATGTCTTATTACAGATTAAGCACCCTAACTTTAGACAAATGAGTTTAAAACATTCCTATTCTTATTCTACCACCAGAAGAATTTGAAAGCTTTTCAAATTAAAGCCATACAAGAATATGGGCTGCTATTAGTAACAGAAATTTAATATTCCTGCTTTTGTACAACACTGCGACAATGACAGAAAGTTATTCACTTCTACCAGCTATTATTACGTCCATTAGTAATTTCCTTTTAGTATAAAAGTCAGATTTTATACT
It includes:
- the MXRA5 gene encoding matrix-remodeling-associated protein 5; the encoded protein is MRSPKSASRRATAGSDEHRRAGAGGEAGVQVTAGPAPPAARSPAEHRERRAAPAESAAPGRRRSQARGGDKMGERVVAGALSVVLMLGLGLPLGALGCPQPCACYLPTEVHCTFRSLAAVPARIAKHVERINFGFNSIQSIYENSFAGLTKLELLMIHGNDIQNIPNGALKDLVSLQVFKISYNKLKAITGQTLQGLSSLMRLHMDHNRIEFIHPNAFNGLTSLRLVHLEGNLLQQLHPNTFSTFMVLDYFKLSTVRHLYLSENVLRTLPAEMFQGMPLLENLYLHGNPWACDCSLKWLLEWNEASGGVLKCKKDKAYEGGQLCAKCSSPKQLQKEDIQNLKDISCRKPVIQSSLRQNSSTQEEDDGDSYELPLEELQSSPWNIALNMTDEHGNIVHLNCEIKKPTGSTKIQWNQIQTQEIDINATIALDFECPMNRESYEKLWKLIAYYSEVPVKLERELMLKKEPKIIYQYRQGSDYDALYYTGVKAQILAEPSWVMQPLINIQLNRRQSTGKKVVLSFFTVFSQTIHTKTTRQQRNWVMIEQNQSTRTAQSVVEGSECQLSCSVKASESPSIQWLFPDGTKLQAPFNQKDSRFSILSSGQLIIKAVSYTDGGVYHCVAQVRDDVDIMSYRLVVQPAAIQVADSDVARVEKNVGDPIALPCNAVAIPDAQLSWILPNSQVLNDLSNSSKGYMLPNGTLLIPRSHVTDSGHYRCVAVNQQGSDQFAVRVTVNKMVSDRSFKRIKLKKRPGSKGLSKTRGRVIDDEEGSGAGGVEEFPRRKNHLKDWEIPFKQKSDRVPEAQIKKGKKGRRKMKIWKSTDRTQDSNVAEGRRVFESRRRINVASKQINPQHWADILAKVRGKNLPRTTTATTASVTTSLPSVMQETTPAPYPLASPPPSETGADVLDSSADASPVGEDEQFLVTVSQNTEVFSVQSVLIGSETEPFSNHRALETPASTDTVEIALSGPYLTPVSATLHPQGEQHLDVRTDDSVAFTEEPLAKEVVTKFPNVQSSSFTVENVDKTVSAISEESSAFAELPLDATLLAESQTVDLHSTLQTSLKLNEVGPMSVNTVTTAPCHDEIIPTDFVGTTTVSSSTSSFVREKSNDTRYQHKKISTSHAKTPDLSSGFPAVTPITVQSNEELEIHRKTVTPESVSSSYADNSQTEAHRNLAIPKPGPIFILHGTNALHKAEGLEMASSISRLTTAATKTSPYRKTMPSLITQHGRKRPYGRRRRPNRIRQRPKPFPRVALTTEAMSIIPRTPEFEAVTKTTSATRESPDLKTIKIQARKEERMESTPSLIPDSGVVEKITKIRDVVTTPSFRPTTALPKAKHVTHPTSPETLALPVTAPIMILSSYAVQDALPTKESSVPLKPEQSEVPAYHSLDSASAEKDVKADPKTVDHKVEQSSTTTSPAYRNSSILSAKPKSQEEPNLFDLEVVVNETTAGTFQLVYPTVPDLSVPVVTVEVFKDLSASKEPWKPTVSIETPAKTEPPQQHEIITLSSSSSTAEAQAFPVRQTKKSVTSQAGTEPSSLDRKESMPHVFHHLQTTKKPPITSTAFIPFIKLVTLPTSMSSTSHSSLHYTTEESNVFNQERFPEAKQVGADGEKIVISSRQNVHPTPSSDQNRISIQSKEQQFNELYSSKSNNSLLLNPNLPHPPAGMIPSINQRLPVVPPRHVPVRGTVKLPVTQGPLRYFITHQPLHYTNKPEITAYAAHTIQDRKTFASQRETTTPTQASPFHKINPLTESKFSNQGQNRYNINSRFFGNNYVPDNRGTAGRLPSQGIPYYPSSRIPFLFNRTRIFPHLNMHPKPDVPSQLVPKDTKEKKVAQVLPTGITVQKATAIPVPPMPHATTTTLPPVFLKISPPAFLSQRTRPQITTTVHPFKNVHHRHQKFPSVPYVGSMPHNLTVIQSSTNFRVQGERPKIITKASQSISVLAEMDAFIPCDAVGEPKPFITWTKISTGALMTTSSKLQRFEVWKNGTLLIRSAQLQDRGQYLCTAQNLHGIDKMIVVLTVVAHQPKILLSRYRDVTVYFGETIAMECQASGTPSPLISWIFPDRKILQTVTTTESRIMLHENRTLSIKQATFSDRGVYKCVASNAAGADSIAVRLHIAALPPIIQQDKQENISLPLGSSINIHCTAKAAPSPNIRWVVFDGTQIRPSQFVNGNLFVFPNGTLYIRNVSPKDSGTYECIAANMVGAARRTVQLHVKKHASNAKITGSSPQRTDVTYGGILHLDCSASGDPWPRILWRLPSKRMIDSLHSTLETRIKVFSNGTLVVNSVTDKDAGDYLCVARNKIGDDYVVLKVNVMMKPAKIEHKNENNHKVKYGGDLKVDCVATGLPNPEISWGLPDGSMINTFMQSDDSGSRTKRYVVFDNGTLYFNDVGLREEGDYTCYAENQIGKDEMKVRVKVVAEPATIRNKTYITINVPYGDVVTAACEAKGEPTPKVTWLSPTNRPIPALSDKYQIYRDGTLLIQKAQRSDSGNYTCVARNSAGEDRKIVWIHVDVQPPRINGHLSAITSVRETAIRDSRKLIDCKAEGIPAPRVLWAFPEGVILPAPYYGNRITVHRNGTLDIRGVRQTDAVQLVCIGRNEGGEARLLVQLLITDHVEKPSFRDPVSERITAIAGHSINLNCSVQGNPKPSTSWILPNGSEVLSGSHLHRFYHKRDGILHISGLSAGDAGTYRCTARNLGGYVERVVFLKVGLRPEISNQYNNLVSIINGETLQLHCITQANQRAQISWTLPNGMVMDAPQAVGRFSLMENGSLTVREASVFDRGTYLCKVSTEYGTSVMTVPVIVIAYPPRITSEPAPVIYARPGNSVKLNCMAIGIPKAEITWELPDKSHLTTGAQSRLYGNKFLHPQGSLVIQQSTQRDAGFYKCTAKNILGSDSKTTYIHIF